ATTCACCCCCACCCAGTTAAAAAAGATTCAGAATTCATATTTAGTCGGAAATATCTTTTTAAGGGATTTATTTGTTAATATTATATTAACAACAGattaattatatttttcaaCAGATGAATATAGTGTGAGACTGTCGATCATCAACGTAAAGCAGATTATGCAACTTTTGCCTCCATCTATCCCCATATGCTCGCTGTATAGAAGGGGTTGGGAATACTACAATGATTAAAACATAAATTGGGAAATATGTTCAGGGGAATGTTATGACATAGCCTGTATACATGATATACAGGTGTGTTATGCAGCAGGTGAGACACTTAAGCATGTAAGTGCTGCTGCTTAACACTGGAGAGTCACTACTGAATATGTGATTATGGTGTGATTATCCAACAGAAACTGGAAATATAGTCAATATCTGACTGTAGCTCGCCATTGAACCCTTCTGAACAGGCGAAGGAAACATATTTATATGAACTATAATATCTCCATGTTGGCAGTTATTTGcgtgtcatatttatgaaagaaacaacatttcctgcaaaaaaaaggcaacgtCGTTTTTGAAGGGGGAAATGCCgcattcaaatgtgtttaataaaCACGAAACTGCACCAGAGATTTCACCCGAAAACTGAAACATCAGACAAGAGCTTTGCATCTGAATCACTGCATATTTACAAACTCTAATAGTATacgtaaaagtaaaacattacAGTATATTCTGACCAGTTGCCAGTTTTTTATGGCTTTCACTTTTAATATTCGATGTTCTTTGTATTCATAATGTCATTACGCGGTTACGACATTTCCCACAGAACCTGAATGTAGCGCTAGAAACAAACCGCTCTGGGTGACGGAGGCAGAAAAGCGTCAGAGAGCCGCCGCATCGTCTCCTACCAACACCGGACAACAAGGTGTGGAAACCTCGGCTCTTTTCACATCCGAGCGGCTAAACACGGAGACCACGTTGTTGTCAAGATGCTGTCTTACTCTGAACATGTTAGTATTTACATTCTGGCTCTTGAGAAGCGTCACGTTACgtgcgttagctaacgttagctctggACGTTAGCATAGCCGCACTAGCCGTTGCTATAGTGTTAGCGCTAGCTAGCCTGCTCCTAAAAGACGCGATcgaacgttaacgttagcttgccGGTTAGCTTATCATCCTTGAGTCTAAACCGTTTGGATGCTGGCTAGCTTACTAGCCTACTTGAATCCAGCTGTTACTGTGCAGATGTTTCCCTAGATTTCGGCTCCTGGAGGTTTATGAGCGGCTCCTGAATGTGTTGCTCCTCTTTGGTCGTTTGACAGCTCCGTATCACGGGAGACATGGAGACTACCGGAAGGACCGCAGGGGCACCGGACGCGCTGGACATCACGGTGGAGAACGTAGAGAAGGTGCGTACCCTTGTTACACAGGCCGCTTCGATGTTTGTTTACAAGACGTTAGCTCATCTGTCTTCATCTTTATAGAATCCTCTACATTCAATTATCAATAATTCGAAATCAagattgttgttattgttaaatGCGCGTCTGGCTCTCGTTTTTCTGCGTTGGAATTGCGTGCGCGTGAGTTTGTGTGCACGCGTGCTCTCTGGGCAGTGGTTACTGTGATGAGTCCCCCTGCTGGGTGGTCACTGACTCGAGGGGAGACAAAGGGGAGGATGGAGAGTCAGTCAGGTGCTTCTGTGGAGGAGCAGGGATGTGATCAGGAGGGGTGAGAAGGAACAAGTGAGGGAGGAACGGGGTTGATTGGTAGAGGAAGAGGTAGATgggggacagaaggagggagggagggatggaggatcTGGGTAGATAGAGGTGGATgggggacagaaggagggagggaggatctgGGTAGATAGAGGTGGATgggggacagaaggagggagggagggatggaggatcTGGGTAGATAGAGGTAGATgggggacagaaggagggagggaggatctgGGTAGATAGAGGTAGATgggggacagaaggagggagggaggatctgGGTAGATAAAGAGGTGGATgggggacagaaggagggagggaggatctgGGTAGATAGAGGTGGATgggggacagaaggagggagggaggatctgGGTAGATAAAGAGGTGGATgggggacagaaggagggagggaggatctgGGTAGATAGAGGTAGATgggggacagaaggagggagggaggatctgGGTAGATAGAGGTAGATgggggacagaaggagggagggaggatctgGGTAGATAAAGAGGTGGATgggggacagaaggagggagggagggaggatctgGGTGGATAAAGAGGTGGATGGGGGACAGAAGGAGGCTGGAGATGCCATCTCCTGAggagattattattatatctgcAGGTGAAGGAAGAGATGTTCTTTTGGGGTAAATTATGTCTCCTCTTAAATTAACATAAACATATTGCTAAATGTATTCCTGTGATCATAAATCATTAGTACCTGATACGCAAACATATAGGTTTACATttagctattattattattatgattattattatgttgTCACTTCTAACCAATGGTGAAACGTCTCATCTAAAAACTGTTCTTAGAGTCATTGCTGATAAAAGTATTATTTCCCTTCCTTGTGAGCACTTTGGTAGTAACACACTCTACCTTCTTTCCCGTGGTTAGAACCAGACCAGATCTTTAGCTGTGCTACATTGAGCAGGGGGTGGGTCTGGGTGGTTCCCATgaagatggagatgatggttCCTGGCCCGGTAATTCTCTGGGTCCAATAGAACCCtcttttgttctgtgtgtgaggaaCAAAGAACCTCATTGTGTTGTGAGCGGGTTCCTCTGTGCTGCACTCCCTTTCAGTGATGCCTAGTGCGAAAGTGGTCGGTGGTCGGTTCCTCTGTCAGAACGGCACAAGCcaatctcagttgggtatttggcggcatgcaaagtccatgtaacgttaaatatcttcatgaccatgggtaaatgtttttttctaactttattgaggatctggcacagcACAGCCCCCTGCAAGTAGCTCcccttaaataaagtgatgtatgtCTTAGAAACGAACACTAAGAGATTCTGTATTTGCTTATATAACCGATGTCCAGAGGCATGGCAATGCTAAAGCAATAGAGGGACATATGTTTCCACAGCGCCTGCTAAATaacttaaacaaataaaacgagaacccatttttcagtgacagcTAGTGGACGGGCCAACGGTTTggctctgacagaggaaccgaCCTCGCGACCTCTTTTTGCACTCGGTGCTACTGCCCTCTCATCTAGAATCCAGGCTAGTGGGTGTTGAGGGCTACTGCAGCACCATAAGGAAGCACATCACAGCCCTGGGTCGCACTCTGTCAGGGGTCAGTGTGGAGAGAGAAGAATTGCTTTATCCAAGAACCCTAATTTGTATCTTCCatcattcaacaacaaaacctttCAGTCAGGCCGTAGTCTCATCTTCTGAAAGAGATGAACACGTAATCCCTTCCACATTTACTTTAGTAACTCACGACCTGGCTGCGCCTTCTTATCAAATAGTTGTGTTGTGTCTACGGAGTAGCTCGCAGATCTACTGAGGAGCTTTATTTCAGAGGGTCAAGATGGATCATGATGAATATTACCATCTGGTACTTGACGTGTAACCAGGCTGAGGGTAGGACACACacatccttgtgtgtgtgtgtgttattgtggcAGACGGCATGCTGTCCTGAGGGTTGTGAAGACTGCTCCTGTAACCGGGGAGTGGGACCTTCACACCCCGTCATCACTATTGGCAACGTGctgttcttcctccttccttggTGTTGTCAACAACCGGCCGCCCACTCTCTCTCCCAAAGGAGGTAGTTGGCTAGTTAGTGGTGTCTCTGGTTCTCGTAGTGCTGCAGTGTGTAGACacaacgcgtgtgtgtgtgtacttaagGAACACCACTCCAGACCCTTGATGGTAATAATACCTGATTGATCTGCTTCATTCAGTATGTGTTATTGACTCTATATTCTAGTGCTCTGTGGAGCCAATTATTTGTaacccccccatcccacccTATGAGAGCAGCTTCTGTCTTCGTGGCTGCTCTTGGCTTGGTGCTGGTGCTCCTGGTTTGAACCGTCACAGacttgttctctcttcttctaCAGGCGCTCCACCAGCTGTACTACGACCCCAACATAGACAACAAGAACCTGGCCCAGAAGTGGCTCATGCAGGCTCAGGTGTCCCCTCAGGCCTGGCAGTTCTGCTGGGCCCTACTGAGCCCAGAGAAGGtgcagtgtgcacacacacacacacacacacacacagagttacaAATATCAAAAATAAATTGCACAGTGATAATTGATCTGAGCACATGGATCTCCTCTGACAGGTGCCAGAGATCCAGTACTTTGGAGCCAACGCGCTTCACACAAAGATCTCCCGCTACTGGTCCGACATCCCCTCAGACCAGTACGAGTCTCTGAAGACCCAGCTCTTCTCCCAGATCGCCTGCTTCTCCACCGGCTCCAAGATGGTTCTCACCCGGCTCTGCGTGGCTCTGGCCTCTCTGGCCCTCAACACCATGCCGGAGGCCTGGCCCGGCGCCGTGGCCGAAATGGTGCGCGTGttccaggaggaggggggaggggtggacgGGCGGGCCCGCTGCCTggcgctgctggagctgctcacCGTCCTGCCCGAGGAGTTCCAGACCAGCCGCCTGCCGCAGTACAGGAAAGGACAGGTAGCTTGTGATGGCTGTCCGTGTAGGTCAATGGATGTCGACTGGAGGTCCAATATGATCTTCATTTTCTGATTATCTACCTAGAAACGTCCTGTAGTTGTATTCCCTCACAGAGGACGTAGACCTGAGCTTGCTCCTCACTGTTCTTCCCCAGGTGCGGGGGGCCCTGGGCCTGGAGTGGGGGGCCGTGAGTCCCCTGCTACAGCAGCTGCTGCGGCGGGCCGACAGCCCGGGGGCGGTGAAGGCCCGTGTCCTGCGCTGCCTCTCCTCCTGGGTGCTGCTGGACGTTCCTCTCAACGAGAGCGAAGACTTGGTGCACGACACCTTCAGCGCTCTGACCGACCCTGAGCTCTTCGACGCGGCCGTGGAGGCCATCGTCAACGCCATCTCACAGCCCGACTCCCAAAGGTGGGCCCCCACCTGTCACACAAAGGGATGATGCCACTGAATTCACTAAcagaaactgcttatttgatgcaaattgtactttcttgttacttgttcttctgagtttgtatctctatgtggaaatgcacttattggataaaagctaaatgacatgtgatgtaatgtaatgagggAGAGGAATCAGACTGGGTGGGCACTGATGGgggaaggaagaaagaggatgggggggagggagggagggtgggtaAAGGCCAAGCTAACGgccaggggggaggagagctgcaTTTCTCAGTTGACTGGTGTTCCTATGGTTACAGAGCTGGGTTGATTTAGACATGGCGGGCACCCATTGCCCCTCCCCAATAGAGGAGGTCCACACGGCAACCTTTGCAAACGTACATCACATGAAGTAGATGGTTGGTTTAGTTAATTCGTGGGAGAACAATGATGACTAAGAGGGACGAGAGAGCGAGTGATGCTTGAAATTGGTCTCAATGTTCGTTCCTGGAAGCCGTCACGTGAGGAGTAGTCTGACCAATCGGAGGACACGTCACAGCGGCTGAAAAGAAGTCCCTTGCTGGGAGAGATGACTGGTTTCAACCCTTCAAACTCTAGCACTATAACAAGTGCTGGGCTCGGGATGAAGTGCATGGTTTGCTGTGATGACCAACTCACAGCGTGCGTGTTGAGGCCTACGCTCTCATCTGTGGTGCTTCTAGAGACGTGGGTTTGTGGACGGTCGTCCCACAGGCTGCATCCAGCGTGCTCCGTGGAGTCTCGCTGTGTGACGCTTTAAGTGCTGCTTCAGACGTCTGGTTGAGATTTAAACAACAAACTGCTCACGTCCTCCCGCCGCCATGAACACATCCCCATGGTCCTCTGCAACCTCCACTGGCTCCTGGTCAAATACACGCTACACTACAAAATATGACTCATCACCTACAAAGCCCTAAACAACCTGGCCCCCAAATAGCTCTcagacctcctccccctcctcaggtCCACCAATGCTAACACCCTGAAGACCATCATATTTTTCAAggttttctgtctttttctgtaCGTATTCCCTTACTTAGATTTACATTGTAAAGCGTCTGTGGCTACCAAGAAAAGCACTataaaaaactattattattattattattaaaaggtGAAGTACTGTTCTCCATTTCCTCGGTTAATGTGAGCAGCCGAGTTAAGCACCTCCCAAAAGAAAGAACTGCTGTTCACGCAGGATAAAATCATTGTCGGCATAATGCTACGTTAGcacatttcatatatatatatatatatacatacacacacacacgcatgtacatAGAGGAGGACATGACGGATTCCAGTAGAAACACCTTTTGTCTTGGTGATCTTTTCTTTGTGCTCCtctgaacctcctcctcctccttgttctcACCATCTGCTTAAATACATTACAGTCAACATTTGGGGTAATGCTATTGGTCCAGCTGCCTCCTGTTGCCATGCAACCCATTTcccctcagagagagagagagagagatcactgATTTGTGTTTTAGCTGTATCATATCCTAGTGTCAAATAATGATCATAATGTAATACTGTTTTCATGTTAATATGATATTGCTGAAATgattgtgatgatgatgatgcaacgATGATGTCAGTGTTTTGAAGAGCGGAAGGGCAAACTACTTTTCACCCGCACTATGAGATAAAGCAAGTTTTCTATTGTCCTCTGGTAGAAGGAGGTTTttagggtcagaggtcagattgACTGATATTGCTGAATAACAGAAAGGGAATTATCCACAAGTCATTCCAATGTGACGTCAAAAACGAGATAATCAGTGAAAGCATGGAGAcgtaaaaaggtaaacaaagaggacgACACATGTGTGTGGATGAAGAAAGAAAGATCCCACTTTGTTTTATGAGGAAAGAGCCTGAAAACGTTCAAATGGGGGAGTGAAATTGTAAAGGATCTTTTTCGACGTTGTCTCTGACCCTTCATGTTTACACAATTTAATGAGTCACTTTGTGGGTTAAATGAATATCATGCTGTAGGCTAATAGTATTGTAAGCATCATGTTAACCCTACGCGTTACTCCTTCACATTCATGTTCTCAACATGTCTTCCATCCAGACTCCCAACTGTGTCTCCTTATGTGTCTCCTCCCGGCTCAGATATGTGAACACCTTGCTGAAGATGGTTCCTCGGGTGCTGGCCCTCCAGGAGCAGCTGAGGGAGGCGGTGCAGACTGGAGACATGGAGACCTGTCATGGTATCTGCCGTATCGCTGTGACTCTGGGAGAGAACCACTccaggtgtgtgggggggggggtcttccaCTACGTAATGATAGGTTCTAGCCCTGGAACAAGTGGGTCTCATGTGACTGTGTCTCCCTGCAGGACTCTGCTGGAGCAGGTGGACCACTGGCAGAGCTTCCTGGCCTTAGTCAACATGATCATGTTCTGTACCGGGGTCCCGGGCCACTACCCGGTCAACGAGACCACCAGCTCCCTCACGCTCACCTTCTGGTACACGCTGCAGGTGAGGAGGCTTTCCACCTATATACATTAGAACCTTCTGACCTTATAGTTCAGGGGTCTTTAACTACCATTTGtagaagcaaaggtccggaagatgataatgtgactacttgttgtgattaaaaagaggaatagagttcatatcaacatctgcatgtgaTCAACACACGACTAACATACCAGGAAGCTACAGCCAacgctttgtgtctttgtttactcACGATGCTTCTGACACGACCAACGCAAACGTCCTgctcctttattgtttccactgtgaagcTGCTtctcccaacaaaagagaccttaACGTCCTTCAATCGGTGCAATACAGTATTTTAGTTTTCCTTCAGCTGCACTGAGCAGCTCAGTCAAAGTCTCCACCTGTCACGTTCTTcgttgcttagtaacaaacgtACGGTGGTAACACCATCTTCTCAAGATGTGACCTGGTTGAAGTGCGCTTGTCTCACAGTCAAAGCGTGAGGCTTCAGAACCCTGCAAGGATTTTATTATTCAGATGTGTTTGAGAAGACTTCTGTAACGGACTGTTCATCCATCCAGGTCCACACGAACATCTCAGCTGGCCGAGCATTACGTTTGGTAACGTGGTCTATGAAGCACATAGAAAGTGGGGCTTCATGTCGTTGAATAAAAGACTCCGCGACACAAGAGCATGAAAACTAAGTAGAGTgctgctacattttaaatcattttgacGAGGTCAACTTACCTCCACGTCGCTCCTAACAGTCAAAACTCATTCAGCAGCATAAGCCCAGAGCAGAACCTTTTCATCCGAGACCAAAACTTTTAGTTTTGAGaccaaaaacaatagtttcataaacgaaactaacaaataattctttctcagtttatatatttttacttacaaacttcatttttgcttgcaatgcaagaaatttgctctcgaaacatgttttttggtttgcataataaagacacaaatgtaCCTTCATagattttccccttttctgcttcacatttcgACAGTCTcagaaaattataaataataaatacaaacacattttaacaattgaacGGTTTAATCACTTTTTTTGGTAAGTGGGAGAGTTGGGATCTAGTTTTAAAcctgtacctgaatgcatcagtcTCTGTTTAGCTGCTGGTCCAGGTccggatgggacggcttctggTCTGGGTTGGGACCGTGGTCCACTACATAGTGACCTCTGGTCTAGTTTATAACCATTTGACCTTCTAGTTTATAACCTTCTAACCATGGTGTCTGCTCATGTTATCATTGTGAGCCAAAGCACATTTTATGTTCCTCACCAAATCCTGTGTCCTCCACGTCTTTCCTCCCCTCACTTTGTCCTCAGGATGAGATCATGTCGTTTGAGTCAGATAAGCAGGCGGTGTATCTGCAGGTCTACAGGCCCGTCTACTTCCAGCTAGTGGATGTTCTGCTCCATAAAGCCCAGTTCCCCTCGGACCAGGAGTACGAGTCCTGGTCCTCGGATGAGAAGGAGCAGTTCAGGATCTACAGGTTTTTGGCTTTGTACACTTCTCAGTGCTTCATAGAGTCTCTCTGTATGAGTGTTGCTCCAACATGGGCCTGTGTGTCGTGCAGGGTGGACATCTCCGACACACTGATGTACGTGTACGAGATGCTGGGAGCCGAGCTGCTGAGTAACCTCTACGAGAAGCTGGGGAGGCTGCTGACTAACACGGAGCAGCCCACCTCATGGCAGGTGGGTGAGACACTACCTGAGTGATGAGTCAGAGCTCATAAAGGAGCTGGTTCTAGCCTGCCTACCCTCACAAAGGCGTACGTGAACTTTAATTATATTCTAGCCTCAAGTCATCATCAAGTCATCTTAAGAGAAAACATTGACAGGAACAGGAACaataaaagatcaaataaacacaaaatgaccGTGAACACAGATGAGATAAAGATTTAACAGGCATCAAACCGTCTCTTCCACCTGGAGGATTGGATTTGGTGTTGTGATACGTTCATGTTagatgttcctcctcctccagcacacCGAGGCTCTTCTCTACGGCTTCCAGTCCATCGCAGAGACCATCGACGTCAACTACTCCGACGTCATCCCCGGCCTCATCGGACTCATCCCCAGGATCAGCATCAACAACGTGCAGCTGGCCGACACGGTGATGTTCACCATAGGTGAGGTCCCACCCCGGATCAGCTGGTGTACTCGGTGGCGTCGCCGCTATCTCAACTGCTTCCCTCCCTCAAGGCGCTCTGGCCGAGTGGCTGGCCGACCACCCGGTGATGCTCAGC
This is a stretch of genomic DNA from Pungitius pungitius chromosome 7, fPunPun2.1, whole genome shotgun sequence. It encodes these proteins:
- the LOC119216328 gene encoding importin-13-like isoform X1 yields the protein MLSYSEHLRITGDMETTGRTAGAPDALDITVENVEKALHQLYYDPNIDNKNLAQKWLMQAQVSPQAWQFCWALLSPEKVPEIQYFGANALHTKISRYWSDIPSDQYESLKTQLFSQIACFSTGSKMVLTRLCVALASLALNTMPEAWPGAVAEMVRVFQEEGGGVDGRARCLALLELLTVLPEEFQTSRLPQYRKGQVRGALGLEWGAVSPLLQQLLRRADSPGAVKARVLRCLSSWVLLDVPLNESEDLVHDTFSALTDPELFDAAVEAIVNAISQPDSQRYVNTLLKMVPRVLALQEQLREAVQTGDMETCHGICRIAVTLGENHSRTLLEQVDHWQSFLALVNMIMFCTGVPGHYPVNETTSSLTLTFWYTLQDEIMSFESDKQAVYLQVYRPVYFQLVDVLLHKAQFPSDQEYESWSSDEKEQFRIYRVDISDTLMYVYEMLGAELLSNLYEKLGRLLTNTEQPTSWQHTEALLYGFQSIAETIDVNYSDVIPGLIGLIPRISINNVQLADTVMFTIGALAEWLADHPVMLSSVLPLVLQALGNPDLSVSSVSTLKKICRECKSDLPPYATNIVAVSQEVLIKQIHKTSQCMWLMQALGFLLSALPVEDILRNLHSLITPYIQQLEKLADETPNPSNKLAIIHILGLLSNLFTTLDISKQDDESADGSAPPVKAAPPPPGPNPVVVVLQQVFALIQTVLSKWLNDSQVVEAVCAIFEKSVKTLLHDFAPMVSQLSEMLGQMYSTIPQAPALDLTRQMVHIFASQTDHFPPIKALFELVTSVTLSIFQQGPRDHPDIVDSFMQLQAQALKRKPDLFLSEGLDVKAVFHCGVLSLKFPEAPTVKSTCLFFTELLPHCSDVPPLARVVQQDGKLLMQAVLEGIGGGASRSLMDQFAEVLFSLNKHCFSLLAMWLKEALQPPGFPSSRVTAEQKDNFSHQILRERVNKRRVKDIVKEFTLLCRGLHGTEYAAEY
- the LOC119216328 gene encoding importin-13-like isoform X2; amino-acid sequence: METTGRTAGAPDALDITVENVEKALHQLYYDPNIDNKNLAQKWLMQAQVSPQAWQFCWALLSPEKVPEIQYFGANALHTKISRYWSDIPSDQYESLKTQLFSQIACFSTGSKMVLTRLCVALASLALNTMPEAWPGAVAEMVRVFQEEGGGVDGRARCLALLELLTVLPEEFQTSRLPQYRKGQVRGALGLEWGAVSPLLQQLLRRADSPGAVKARVLRCLSSWVLLDVPLNESEDLVHDTFSALTDPELFDAAVEAIVNAISQPDSQRYVNTLLKMVPRVLALQEQLREAVQTGDMETCHGICRIAVTLGENHSRTLLEQVDHWQSFLALVNMIMFCTGVPGHYPVNETTSSLTLTFWYTLQDEIMSFESDKQAVYLQVYRPVYFQLVDVLLHKAQFPSDQEYESWSSDEKEQFRIYRVDISDTLMYVYEMLGAELLSNLYEKLGRLLTNTEQPTSWQHTEALLYGFQSIAETIDVNYSDVIPGLIGLIPRISINNVQLADTVMFTIGALAEWLADHPVMLSSVLPLVLQALGNPDLSVSSVSTLKKICRECKSDLPPYATNIVAVSQEVLIKQIHKTSQCMWLMQALGFLLSALPVEDILRNLHSLITPYIQQLEKLADETPNPSNKLAIIHILGLLSNLFTTLDISKQDDESADGSAPPVKAAPPPPGPNPVVVVLQQVFALIQTVLSKWLNDSQVVEAVCAIFEKSVKTLLHDFAPMVSQLSEMLGQMYSTIPQAPALDLTRQMVHIFASQTDHFPPIKALFELVTSVTLSIFQQGPRDHPDIVDSFMQLQAQALKRKPDLFLSEGLDVKAVFHCGVLSLKFPEAPTVKSTCLFFTELLPHCSDVPPLARVVQQDGKLLMQAVLEGIGGGASRSLMDQFAEVLFSLNKHCFSLLAMWLKEALQPPGFPSSRVTAEQKDNFSHQILRERVNKRRVKDIVKEFTLLCRGLHGTEYAAEY